In Desulfomonile tiedjei, a single genomic region encodes these proteins:
- a CDS encoding HD domain-containing protein yields the protein MGQINIPTARDCHDLLAKYNTPAHIVLHCRRVWEVGRVLGEGLLRQEYPVDMALLQASCLLHDIGKYPSILDRSKFHDIRGEQILEQEGFPDVANIVGQHVILRSKRGDPIREEHVVFYADKRVVHDEVVSLEDRFVYLFETYAKTPEAVDMLTLMKDDTVKLEREIFLLLDFGPDDLQDLLEAETLPRP from the coding sequence ATGGGGCAAATCAACATCCCGACGGCAAGAGATTGCCATGACCTCTTGGCCAAATACAACACGCCTGCGCACATCGTCCTGCATTGCCGGAGGGTCTGGGAGGTGGGGCGAGTCCTCGGCGAGGGATTGCTCAGGCAAGAGTATCCTGTTGACATGGCTCTACTTCAGGCTTCCTGCTTACTACATGACATAGGCAAGTATCCGAGCATCTTGGACAGATCAAAGTTTCATGACATCAGGGGCGAGCAAATTCTCGAACAGGAAGGTTTTCCGGATGTAGCCAATATAGTGGGGCAGCACGTTATACTGCGATCCAAAAGGGGTGATCCGATACGGGAAGAGCATGTGGTCTTTTATGCCGACAAGAGAGTAGTCCATGACGAGGTGGTGAGCCTGGAAGACCGTTTCGTATACCTGTTTGAGACCTATGCCAAGACCCCCGAAGCCGTGGACATGTTGACGCTCATGAAAGACGACACCGTTAAGTTGGAAAGGGAAATCTTCCTACTCTTGGATTTCGGCCCGGACGATCTCCAGGATCTCCTCGAGGCGGAGACCCTCCCAAGACCATGA